In a single window of the Pirellulales bacterium genome:
- a CDS encoding glycosyltransferase family 4 protein: MHIAFVDFVPWDYTIETVYQKPLGGSQSALCYLAEELARRGHEVQLINNAALPGVSRGVVCLPAAKAQGDVWKSFDLVVLLNSVKPGLSIRPLLRNGARLIAWIQHAHDQPAVQPLAREEVRSAFDGFALLSDWQRGCFERTFQIDPARVRVLRNAVSPAFLARFPPGADIVAAKRRPPVLAYTSTPFRGLDILVHAFPAIRRDVRGATLRVYSSMQVYQAADESDSAQYGHLYELCRDTPGVEYIGSLAQPELAEQLREVAMLAYPNHFAETSCIAVMEAMASGCRIVTSELGALPETTAGFARLIPVGDDWLTYSDRFIDETVRTLEEFETQPGKVNDLLNRQVAYINAECTWPRRADQWEAWLAES; this comes from the coding sequence ATGCATATCGCATTTGTCGATTTCGTGCCTTGGGATTACACGATCGAGACCGTGTATCAGAAGCCGCTGGGGGGATCGCAATCGGCCTTGTGCTATCTGGCCGAGGAGCTGGCCCGCCGCGGGCACGAGGTGCAGCTCATCAACAATGCGGCGCTGCCGGGCGTTTCGCGCGGCGTCGTCTGCTTGCCAGCGGCGAAGGCCCAGGGCGACGTTTGGAAGAGCTTCGACCTGGTGGTGCTGCTGAATTCGGTGAAGCCCGGGCTATCGATCCGGCCGCTCTTGCGCAACGGCGCGCGGCTCATCGCCTGGATTCAACATGCTCACGATCAGCCGGCCGTGCAGCCGCTGGCGCGCGAGGAGGTCCGCAGTGCGTTCGATGGCTTTGCGCTCCTGAGCGATTGGCAGCGGGGTTGTTTCGAGCGAACCTTTCAGATCGATCCGGCGCGAGTGCGGGTTTTGCGAAATGCTGTCAGTCCGGCGTTTCTCGCTAGGTTCCCGCCCGGGGCGGATATCGTCGCCGCGAAACGGCGGCCCCCCGTGCTCGCTTACACAAGTACGCCGTTTCGCGGGCTCGATATTTTGGTGCATGCGTTTCCCGCGATTCGCCGTGACGTGCGGGGAGCGACGCTGCGAGTCTATTCGAGCATGCAGGTCTATCAAGCGGCCGACGAAAGCGATTCGGCCCAATATGGCCACCTTTATGAACTCTGCCGCGACACGCCCGGCGTCGAATACATCGGCTCGCTCGCGCAGCCGGAACTGGCCGAGCAATTGCGCGAGGTGGCGATGCTCGCGTATCCGAACCATTTCGCGGAGACAAGTTGCATCGCCGTAATGGAAGCGATGGCCAGCGGTTGCCGAATTGTGACAAGCGAATTGGGCGCTCTGCCCGAGACGACCGCGGGCTTCGCGCGGCTCATCCCGGTGGGCGACGATTGGCTCACGTACTCCGATCGCTTCATCGACGAGACGGTCCGCACGCTCGAGGAATTCGAGACGCAGCCCGGCAAGGTCAACGATTTGCTGAATCGCCAAGTCGCCTACATCAACGCCGAATGCACTTGGCCGCGGCGAGCTGACCAATGGGAAGCCTGGCTGGCGGAATCGTAG